A region of the Corynebacterium falsenii genome:
ATGCGGTCGCCACGCTGGAACCCGAGGTCGTGGATGCACTCAACGAGGCGATGAGCCGCGTGCGGGCGTTCCACAGCCAGCTAGTCCCGGACGGACATGAAGTCAGCTTCGATGGGGACGGTCGCGTGTCCGAGCGTTGGATTCCCATTCAGCGCGTGGGACTGTACGTGCCCGGCGGCAAGGCCGTGTACCCCTCGAGCGTGATCATGAATGTAGTTCCGGCCCAGGAAGCGGGCGTGGAAAGCCTGGTGGTGGCCTCACCGCCGCAGGAGGGCGGCTGGCCGCACCCCACGGTGTTGGCGGCGTGCTCGCTGCTGGGAGTCACGGAAGTGTGGGCCGTGGGCGGTGCCCAGGCTGTGGCGCTTATGGCCTACGGCAGCGTGGGAAGCGAGAGCGGCCAGAGCAGCGAGGTGAGCGAGGCGCTGGAGCCGGTGGATATGATCACCGGCCCGGGCAACATCTTCGTCACCGCCGCCAAGCGCCTGTGCCGCTCCGTGGTGGGTATCGACTCGGAGGCCGGCCCGACCGAAATCGCCATCATCGCCGATGAGACTGCCAATGCCGTGGACGTGGCCTACGACCTCATCAGCCAGGCCGAGCACGACCCCATGGCCGCCTCGGTTCTCATCACCACCTCGCCGGAGTTGGCGGATCGCGTGGTGGAGGAGATGAGCGATCGCTACCGGATCACCATGAACGCCGAGCGCGTGAAGGAGGCCCTCGAAGGCCAGCAGTCGGGTGTGGTTGTGGTGGACACTATCGCCGACGCCATCAAGGCGGCCAATGCCTACGCAGCAGAGCACCTGGAAATTCACACTGCCGACGCGGCGGAGGTGGCGCAGCGCATCACCAACGCGGGCGCCATCTTCATCGGCCGGTACAGCCCCGTGCCTCTGGGCGACTACGCGGCTGGCTCGAACCACGTGCTTCCCACCAGTGGTACGGCCCGGCACTCGTCCGGCCTGTCCACACGGACGTTCCTCAAGTCCGTGCACGTGATCGAGTACGGCGAGGACGCGCTGCGGGGTATCGCACCGACCGTCATCGCCCTGTCCGAGTCCGAGAAGCTGCCCGCCCACGGCGAGGCAGTCAAGGCACGCTTTGCGGAGGAAACCAGCGAAAAGACCGGTGAGGAGACCAGCAATGACTGAACTATCCGATCTGCCATTGCGCGATGAACTGCGCGGGAAGTCCGCCTACGGCGCCCCGCAGTTGACTGTGGCTAACCAGCTCAACACCAACGAGAACCCGTATCCGCCGAGCGAGGCGATCATCAACGAGCTGGTGGAGCGCGTTCAGGAACTGGGTGCCTCGTTAAACCGCTACCCGGACCGGGATGCTGTGCAGTTGCGCACGGCCCTGGCTGAGTACATTTCCCAACAGACCGGCGTGGCCGTGACGGTGGACAACCTGTGGGCGGCCAACGGGTCCAATGAGGTACTGCAGCAGTTGCTCCAAGCCTTCGGAGGCCCCGGGCGCACGGCGTTGGGTTTCACCCCCAGCTACTCGATGCACCCGATCCTGTCTACCGGCACGCAGACGGAGTTCATCTCCGAGCCACGGTTGGAGCAGGAGCGCTTCGCCATCAACATGGACCGTGCGCTTGAAGCCATTGAAAAGCGCCAGCCGAACATCGTGTTCGTCACCACCCCGAACAACCCCACGGGCGGGGTGACCCCGCTGGAAGACATTGAGAAGATCATCCAGGCCGCGCCGGGCATCGTCATCGTGGACGAGGCCTATGCAGAGTTCTGCGATCAGCCCTCGGCGTGCACGTTGCTGCAGGACTATCCCACCAAGTTGGTGGTTTCCCGCACCATGTCCAAGGCCTTCGACTTCGCCGGTGGTCGCTTGGGCTACTTCGTTGCCGACCCCGCGTTCGTGGAGGCCGTGATGCTGGTGCGCTTGCCGTACCACCTATCGGTTCTGGCGCAGGCCTCGGCAGAGGTGGCGCTGAGGCACTCGGCCGACACTCTGGCCACCGTGGAGACACTGCGTTCGGAGCGTGATCGGGTGGTCGGTGAGCTCACCGCGATGGGCTACGACGTGATCGACTCCCAGGCGAACTTTATTTTCTTTGGACGCTTCGCCGATGCGCACACCACCTGGCAGCGCTTCCTCGACCGCGATGTGCTCATCCGGGACGTCGGAGTGCCCGGATGGCTGCGTGCCACGGTGGGCCTGCCGGAGGAAAACGATGCGTTCCTGGCGGCAGCGCGGGAACTCGTTGGGGACATCACCGAGTCTGCTTAGCTGACCTGCACGAGCTGGGGAGGGTGCGGGGCACTAGTGTTAGTAGGTGCATGCGTATCCCGGTGGCCGTCGATGCCCCGGGGTAGGCACCAAGAGAATCACCCAGCAAAGCACACCAGCAAAGCGCACCTGCAACGTACGCAGTGCATCAACGCGAAGAAAGGGAGGGCCCCATGTCACCGGAGACCAATGCGCCACAGCGCATCGGCCGCGCACAACGAACCACCAAGGAATCGGATATCTCCGTCGAGTGGAATCTCGATGGCACCGGCCAGACGGACATCTCCACGGGCCTCCCGTTCTTCGATCACATGCTGACTGCCCTGGGCTCCCACGGCTGCTTTGACCTGACGGTGCGCGCCACCGGTGACATTGATATCGACGCCCACCACACCGTGGAGGACACCGCCATCGTTCTGGGCCAGGCGCTGGCCGATGCGCTGGGGGAGAAGAAGGGCATCCGCCGCTTCGGGGATGCGTTCATCCCCATGGACGAAACCCTCGCGCACGCAGCTGTGGATGTCTCCGGCCGCCCGTACTACGTGGGCACCGGGGAACCCGAGGCCATGATCTCGGCCGTCATCGGTGGGCATTACGCCACCGTGATCAACCAGCACTTCTTCGAATCGCTGGCGCTCAACGCGAAGATCGCCCTGCACGTGCGCTGCCTCTACGGCCGCGACCCGCACCACATCACCGAAGCCGAATTTAAGGCAGTCGCCCGCGCCCTGCGGGCCGCCGTGGAGGACGATCCGCGCGTCAGCGGAATCCCTTCCACCAAGGGCGCCCTGTAAATGGCGCGCACAACCGCACTGTCATCCGAAGAACTCGAACAGATCGACTCAGTGTGGAAGGCCCCAGGCCTGAGGCCCACACTCGTGGCGGTCTTCTGCGCCTTCGGCGGTTGGGCCCTGCTGTTGCCGGTGATCCCGTTGGCGATCATCGACAACGGCGGGTCGGACGGACTGGCGGGCCTGTCCACCGGCGTGTTCATGGGTGCGACCGTGCTCACCCAAGCCTTCACCCCGCGCGTGCTGCGGGCGGTGGGCTATATGCCGGTGATGTTCGTGGCTGGGCTGTTGTTGGGCATACCCGCGATCATCTATGCGGCGGACATGTCCGCTGGCACTGTCCTCGTCGTCGCCGCTATCCGTGGCGTGGGCTTCGGTGCGGCCACGGTCACGGAGGCCGCGCTCATCGCTGAGCTCGTTCCCCCGCGGCTGGTCGGCCGCTCATCCGGCGTGTTCGGCGCGACCGTGGGCATTGCCCAATTGTTGAGTTTCCCGCTGGGTATGTGGCTCTACGGCTCGTTCAGCATGATCGTGGTGCTCCTCGTAGCGTCCGTGTACTCCGTGGTGGGCGGCATCGCGGCTCTCCAGCTGCCTCGCCCCCGCGATGAGCACGCCGAGCACGCCGAGCTCGCCGCAGAACACGGTGATGCAACGGGCGCCCATGCCGGGCACGGCACAGGTGATGATGCCGAAGCCCTCGAGCACTCCACAGAGTCCATGGACTTCACCCCGGCCCGGCCGCGAGCATCCACCTGGAAGCTCGTCACCATCCCCGGCTTCGCCATCGGAGCGGCCGCGGGCGGCTTCGCGGCGTTCTCCACCTTCCTGGCTCCCGCTGCAGCACAGCTGGACGCCAGCGCGGCCGCCACCATCTCCGGCTTCACGCTGTCCATCATCGGCGGCATGCAGATCATGACCCGCCTGTTCTCCGGGTGGTATGCCGACCGTGTCGGCGAGCCGGGCCGGCTGTATGGCATCGGCCTGCTGCTGTGTCTGCTGGGCTTGGCGGCTGCGGCGGCCACCATCACGGCTGGTTCCTCGGGCCTCACGCTCGCGTTGTGTGCTCTGGGGTCGGCAGCGCTGTTCGGCGCCGGGTTCGGTGTGGTTCAGACCGAGGCGCTGCTCATGATGTTCGACCGCCTGCCCCGTGAGGAATCCGCGAAGGCGTCTGCACTGTGGAACATGACCTTCGACTCCGGTACCGGCCTGGGCGCGGTCGTGCTGGGCTTCGTGGCTGGTGCCTTCGCGTACCAGGGCGCGTTCGTGGCTTCCGCTGCCGTGGTCACGGTGGCTCTTATCGCCGCCGGTCTGGACCGTGTCGTGGGCCGCCACCGCATTTCCGAGTACAACAATGTCCGCGAGACTCTGCGCAGCCTACGCCAGCGTTCGGGTGCGAAGAAGGACAAGTAAGATACGGCACATGAACGAGGAACAATCCATGGACACCATCTCCGAGTCCGCCTCCCAGTCTGCAGCAGAGTCTGCGGCGCAGCCCACCAGTAAGCCCACGGTGGCACTGCTGGATTATGGCAGCGGTAACGTGCGCTCGGCGCAGCGCGCGGTGGAGCGCGCCGGTGCCACCGTTGTTGTTACCAACGATCCGGCTACTGTTCTCGACGCCGACGGTCTGCTCGTCCCCGGCGTAGGTGCGTTTAGCGCCTGCATGGACCAACTCAAGCAGGTCAAGGGTGATCGCTTGATCGGCCAGCGCCTCGCGGGCGGCCGCCCCGTCCTCGGCATCTGCGTGGGCATGCAGATCCTCTTCGAGTATGGCGAGGAATTTGCCGAGGCCACGAACAACACTGTGACCGAAGGCGCAGGCGAGTGGCCGGGGACGGTGAGCCGGCTCGATGCCGACGTGCTGCCGCACATGGGGTGGAACACCATCGATGTTGCTCCGGGGTCTGTCATGTTCGCGGGCTGTAAGCCCGACGAGCGCTTTTACTTTGTGCACTCTTATGGCGTCAAAGATTGGGAGCTTGTCACGGATGGCCGCACCGAAGCGCCGTTGGTGCATTGGGCGGAACACGGTCGCTCCCGCTTCGTCGCTGCAGTGGAAAACGGACCGCTGTGGGCCACGCAGTTCCACCCGGAGAAGTCGGGAGACGCGGGTGCCCAGCTGCTCCGCAACTGGGTGGCAACCCTCCGCAGGTAAAGAAGGTGCGCCGGGCCCGGTGCCGACTTCATTTCTGAATTTATAAATTGGCCTTCCCGGCCGCTCACACAGGTTAGGATCTTTTCCATGGCTGAAATCAAGACCCCGCTGACCCTGCTCCCCGCCGTCGATGTCGCGGACGGACAGGCAGTACGCCTCGTCCAAGGCGCCGCCGGGACCGAGACCACCTACGGCTCGCCTCTCGATGCCGCCCTCGCGTGGCAAAGCGCTGGGGCAGAGTGGATCCACTTGGTTGACCTAGACGCGGCCTTCGGCCGTGGCAGCAACTTCGAGCTGCTGCGGGATGTCACCGGCCAGCTGGACGTCCAAGTGGAGCTGTCCGGCGGAATCCGCGATGATG
Encoded here:
- the hisD gene encoding histidinol dehydrogenase codes for the protein MPGKAQTTELPESVELLDFSRIDLRGSTPSTAELRHSLPRGGTDVDAVLPTVEPIVEAVRERGAAAAVEYGEKFDGVVPESVRVPQQVIDDAVATLEPEVVDALNEAMSRVRAFHSQLVPDGHEVSFDGDGRVSERWIPIQRVGLYVPGGKAVYPSSVIMNVVPAQEAGVESLVVASPPQEGGWPHPTVLAACSLLGVTEVWAVGGAQAVALMAYGSVGSESGQSSEVSEALEPVDMITGPGNIFVTAAKRLCRSVVGIDSEAGPTEIAIIADETANAVDVAYDLISQAEHDPMAASVLITTSPELADRVVEEMSDRYRITMNAERVKEALEGQQSGVVVVDTIADAIKAANAYAAEHLEIHTADAAEVAQRITNAGAIFIGRYSPVPLGDYAAGSNHVLPTSGTARHSSGLSTRTFLKSVHVIEYGEDALRGIAPTVIALSESEKLPAHGEAVKARFAEETSEKTGEETSND
- a CDS encoding histidinol-phosphate transaminase; amino-acid sequence: MTELSDLPLRDELRGKSAYGAPQLTVANQLNTNENPYPPSEAIINELVERVQELGASLNRYPDRDAVQLRTALAEYISQQTGVAVTVDNLWAANGSNEVLQQLLQAFGGPGRTALGFTPSYSMHPILSTGTQTEFISEPRLEQERFAINMDRALEAIEKRQPNIVFVTTPNNPTGGVTPLEDIEKIIQAAPGIVIVDEAYAEFCDQPSACTLLQDYPTKLVVSRTMSKAFDFAGGRLGYFVADPAFVEAVMLVRLPYHLSVLAQASAEVALRHSADTLATVETLRSERDRVVGELTAMGYDVIDSQANFIFFGRFADAHTTWQRFLDRDVLIRDVGVPGWLRATVGLPEENDAFLAAARELVGDITESA
- the hisB gene encoding imidazoleglycerol-phosphate dehydratase HisB, with the translated sequence MSPETNAPQRIGRAQRTTKESDISVEWNLDGTGQTDISTGLPFFDHMLTALGSHGCFDLTVRATGDIDIDAHHTVEDTAIVLGQALADALGEKKGIRRFGDAFIPMDETLAHAAVDVSGRPYYVGTGEPEAMISAVIGGHYATVINQHFFESLALNAKIALHVRCLYGRDPHHITEAEFKAVARALRAAVEDDPRVSGIPSTKGAL
- a CDS encoding MFS transporter, which produces MARTTALSSEELEQIDSVWKAPGLRPTLVAVFCAFGGWALLLPVIPLAIIDNGGSDGLAGLSTGVFMGATVLTQAFTPRVLRAVGYMPVMFVAGLLLGIPAIIYAADMSAGTVLVVAAIRGVGFGAATVTEAALIAELVPPRLVGRSSGVFGATVGIAQLLSFPLGMWLYGSFSMIVVLLVASVYSVVGGIAALQLPRPRDEHAEHAELAAEHGDATGAHAGHGTGDDAEALEHSTESMDFTPARPRASTWKLVTIPGFAIGAAAGGFAAFSTFLAPAAAQLDASAAATISGFTLSIIGGMQIMTRLFSGWYADRVGEPGRLYGIGLLLCLLGLAAAAATITAGSSGLTLALCALGSAALFGAGFGVVQTEALLMMFDRLPREESAKASALWNMTFDSGTGLGAVVLGFVAGAFAYQGAFVASAAVVTVALIAAGLDRVVGRHRISEYNNVRETLRSLRQRSGAKKDK
- the hisH gene encoding imidazole glycerol phosphate synthase subunit HisH, with amino-acid sequence MDTISESASQSAAESAAQPTSKPTVALLDYGSGNVRSAQRAVERAGATVVVTNDPATVLDADGLLVPGVGAFSACMDQLKQVKGDRLIGQRLAGGRPVLGICVGMQILFEYGEEFAEATNNTVTEGAGEWPGTVSRLDADVLPHMGWNTIDVAPGSVMFAGCKPDERFYFVHSYGVKDWELVTDGRTEAPLVHWAEHGRSRFVAAVENGPLWATQFHPEKSGDAGAQLLRNWVATLRR